The Streptomyces sp. HUAS CB01 genome has a segment encoding these proteins:
- a CDS encoding aldo/keto reductase produces MRHRILGGTGIQVSPYCLGTMMFGSVGNADHDECVRIIHAALDEGINFVDTADMYSAGESETIVGKALRGRRDDVVLATKVHFPMGEGPNRGGNSRRWIVREVEDSLRRLGTDRIDLYQVHRPDHTTDVEETLSALTDLVRQGKVRAFGCSTFPADEIVEAHHVARERGLQRFRTEQPPYSLLARGVERHVLPVAQRLGMGVLTWSPLASGFLTGRYRKGRALDLSSGRPTLHPDRFDPSAPRTAAKLDAVERLVALAGEVGCTLPQLAVAFPLAHPAVTSVIIGPRTMEQLRSTLQGLSVELDDAVLDRIDDIVPPGTDVYPPDGVWTPPALANPGLRRRAAGSRGAAGSGDAA; encoded by the coding sequence ATGCGTCACCGGATTCTGGGCGGAACCGGCATCCAGGTCAGTCCCTACTGCCTCGGCACCATGATGTTCGGCTCCGTCGGCAACGCGGACCACGACGAGTGCGTCCGGATCATCCACGCGGCGCTCGACGAGGGGATCAACTTCGTCGACACGGCCGACATGTACTCGGCAGGGGAGTCGGAGACCATCGTCGGCAAGGCGCTGCGGGGCCGCCGCGACGACGTCGTGCTCGCGACCAAGGTCCACTTCCCCATGGGCGAAGGCCCCAACCGGGGCGGCAACTCACGGCGCTGGATCGTGCGGGAGGTGGAGGACAGCCTGCGCCGGCTGGGCACGGACCGGATCGACCTCTACCAGGTGCACCGCCCCGACCACACGACCGACGTGGAGGAGACGCTGTCCGCGCTGACCGATCTCGTCCGCCAGGGCAAGGTCAGGGCGTTCGGCTGCTCCACGTTCCCCGCGGACGAGATCGTCGAGGCGCACCACGTCGCGCGCGAGCGCGGGCTCCAGCGGTTCCGCACCGAGCAGCCGCCCTACTCGCTGCTGGCCCGGGGCGTCGAGAGGCATGTGCTGCCGGTGGCCCAGCGCCTGGGCATGGGGGTGCTGACCTGGAGTCCGCTGGCCTCCGGCTTCCTGACCGGCCGATACCGGAAAGGCCGGGCCCTCGATCTGAGCAGCGGCCGTCCGACCCTGCACCCGGACCGCTTCGACCCGTCGGCGCCGCGGACCGCCGCGAAGCTGGACGCCGTCGAACGGCTCGTGGCGCTGGCCGGGGAAGTGGGATGCACGCTGCCGCAGCTGGCCGTCGCCTTCCCGCTCGCGCACCCGGCCGTCACCTCGGTGATCATCGGCCCGCGCACGATGGAGCAGCTGAGGAGCACGCTCCAGGGCCTCTCGGTGGAGCTGGACGACGCCGTCCTCGACCGGATCGACGACATCGTGCCTCCCGGGACCGACGTCTACCCGCCGGACGGAGTCTGGACCCCGCCCGCGCTCGCGAACCCCGGGCTCCGGCGCCGCGCGGCAGGCTCCAGGGGTGCGGCAGGCTCCGGGGACGCGGCCTGA